A region from the Ciconia boyciana chromosome 1, ASM3463844v1, whole genome shotgun sequence genome encodes:
- the LOC140649210 gene encoding acrosin-like, which produces MNLLSLLVLLALCWPAHGTWDNCGGTCGLRPMASHYGTSRVVGGRDAQPGAWPWIVSIQDPWEMGTRHICGGSLISPQWVLTAAHCFIKARHITMWRVVIGATQLTQLGPEAQVRNIKRLLVHKHYSSISERNDIALLELDQPVQCSYYIQLACVPDASLRVSELTTCYISGWGSTAARSGGSTDVLQEAKVRLIDVNLCNSSWWYSGAIHTHNLCAGYPQGGIDTCQGDSGGPLVCKDNNADYFWLVGVTSWGKGCARPNQPGVYTSTQHFYDWILTQMRLRPAVTATPTPQPVFTSTPFQRPTPIPTQSGGFTPCPFPRQKLVQFFNLLQELLQVLRGKKA; this is translated from the exons ATGAATTTGCTCTCCCTCCTCGTCCTGCTGGCCCTGTGCTGGCCTGCGCACGGCACATGGGACAACTGTGG AGGGACCTGCGGGCTCCGGCCCATGGCTTCTCACTACGGCACGTCGCGCGTCGTGGGTGGCAGAGATGCCCAGCCAGGGGCCTGGCCCTGGATCGTCAGCATCCAGGATCCCTGGGAAATGGGCACGAGGCACATATGCGGAGGGTCCCTCATCAGCCCACAGTGGGTCCTCACAGCAGCCCACTGCTTCATCAAGGCCAG GCACATCACGATGTGGCGCGTGGTGATCGGGGCCACCCAGTTGACTCAGCTGGGCCCTGAGGCCCAAGTGCGCAATATTAAGCGGCTACTGGTTCACAAACACTATAGCAGTATCTCGGAGAGGAACGACATTGCGTTGCTGGAATTGGAccagcctgtccagtgcagcTACTACATACAGCTTGCCTGCGTGCCCGACGCCTCGCTGAGAGTGTCAGAGCTGACAACCTGCTACATCAGTGGTTGGGGTTCCACCGCTGCAAGAT CTGGAGGATCAACTGATGTCCTGCAGGAGGCCAAGGTCCGCCTCATTGATGTCAACCTCTGTAACAGCAGCTGGTGGTATAGCGGGGCCATCCACACCCACAACTTGTGTGCTGGCTATCCGCAGGGTGGCATCGACACCTGCCAG GGTGACAGCGGTGGTCCTCTCGTGTGCAAAGATAATAATGCTGACTACTTCTGGCTTGTTGGAGTGACCAGCTGGGGGAAAGGCTGTGCGAGACCAAACCAGCCCGGAGTCTACACCTCCACTCAGCACTTTTACGACTGGATCCTGACACAGATGAGACTGCGCCCAGCTGTAACGGCTACTCCAACGCCACAGCCCGTCTTCACCTCAACCCCCTTTCAGAGGCCAACGCCAATACCAACACAATCGGGCGGGTTTACACCCTGCCCATTTCCACGCCAGAAGCTGGTGCAATTCTTTAAtctgctgcaggagctcctgcaggtcctgaggggaaaaaaggcttgA
- the LOC140649214 gene encoding rab-like protein 2A, protein MKVTQKSFNFARKFSLPFYFVSAADGTNVVKLFNDAIKLAVAYKQNSGDFMDEVMRELESFDLQKKSENLSDKEESCPEEKAPSA, encoded by the exons ATGAAAGTGACCCAGAAAAGCTTCAACTTTGCCCGGAAGTTCAGTTTGCCCTTCTACTTTGTGTCTGCTGCAGATGGCACCAACGTAGTGAAG CTCTTCAATGATGCTATCAAACTGGCAGTTGCTTACAAACAGAATTCAGGAGATTTCATGGACGAGGTCATGCGAGAACTGGAG AGCTTTGACCTGCAGAAGAAGAGCGAGAATTTGTCGGATAAAGAGGAGAGCTGCCCTGAAGAGAAGGCCCCATCTGCCTAA